One region of Zingiber officinale cultivar Zhangliang chromosome 7B, Zo_v1.1, whole genome shotgun sequence genomic DNA includes:
- the LOC122003928 gene encoding zinc finger AN1 domain-containing stress-associated protein 15-like, with product MAGERCDLNKDKAEILKPSSSSSSSSPSILPQLSPQGFEAPERPERFQAPTIPISCPPKTEEDCRPSPTIQSIKRCLIYRKRVGLTGFRCCCGDLFCKLHRYSDSHDYSFDYKAAGREQITKANPLIRVAKIIKI from the coding sequence ATGGCAGGGGAAAGGTGTGATCTTAACAAGGACAAAGCGGAGATTCTCaaaccttcttcctcttcttcttcctcttccccttctaTTTTGCCGCAGCTTTCCCCTCAAGGATTTGAAGCTCCGGAGAGGCCTGAGAGATTCCAGGCACCTACTATTCCGATTTCCTGCCCGCCGAAGACCGAGGAAGACTGTCGTCCATCCCCGACCATTCAGTCCATTAAGCGTTGCTTGATCTACAGGAAAAGGGTGGGCTTGACCGGCTTCCGGTGCTGCTGCGGCGATCTCTTCTGCAAACTTCACCGGTACTCTGATTCCCATGACTACTCATTCGATTACAAGGCGGCTGGAAGAGAACAAATCACCAAGGCCAATCCTCTCATAAGAGTTGCGAAGATCATTAAAATATGA